A portion of the uncultured Bacteroides sp. genome contains these proteins:
- a CDS encoding TonB-dependent receptor, with amino-acid sequence MKKRCLLTILLGGCVVMSSLAQITLSGMVINAETGKPVKGASVRLEQTTMGCATNSKGEFLLKNVKDGQYLLRASCLDYTPTTLKVNGSKENMVIKLRSTYINLDQVVVTGTGTHHKLKETPVPIEVISSADMKKAGVTDFQSAMTMLQPSLSFSSNAMGSYLMMNGLSNKYVLILINGKKLTGDTSNNIDLARIDINNVKRIEILKGAGSALYGSDAIAGVINIITENPKNLLTVTSDTHFEEYGQFTQGISADVTTKKFGSYTSYRRQQAHGWQQNALDEDGEATAKSNTSGYYANVVNQKFTFEPTSKLSLYTEGGYYNRLTDRPVTGYDYNLAYKSYNLGVGAKYLLGNASYLNLDVTNDNYETAYKYLVESGNYKIGDKNMVKRQHYYNANLKGVFKHSEGFKSVIGLEYINEALKRPDALVDKSVYTGAVYAQEEIHLLKGLEAIVGLRYVHHETAGNNFTPKASLMYKLGDFNLRASYSGGFRAPGLDELYYYYMKSGSTITVGNTTLKPEKSNYGSINVEYVNNRFTASATAYINSIDDMISSKSTLLSAMTTEEKEAIMAQATAVFGAQAVKKLKTYKEYRNLDKALVKGFETNLNAYLGYGFSLGGGYTFAYARGKDQEGTWNAIERSIRHTGSVTGNWVHAWNAYKLNININGRIQSKRFQQSSGVDESAPGFGLWNLNTRHTFDGCKNFLIEPGLGINNIFNYKDDRPYGVNYASLTPGRTVYVSLLLKFKK; translated from the coding sequence ATGAAGAAAAGATGCTTACTGACAATCCTCTTAGGAGGTTGTGTTGTAATGAGTTCGCTTGCGCAGATCACGCTAAGCGGAATGGTGATTAATGCCGAAACGGGAAAACCCGTGAAGGGGGCCAGCGTGCGCCTCGAACAAACTACTATGGGCTGTGCGACAAACAGCAAAGGAGAATTTCTACTGAAGAATGTAAAAGACGGGCAGTATCTATTGCGTGCCAGCTGCCTGGACTACACTCCTACCACACTAAAAGTGAATGGCAGTAAAGAAAACATGGTGATTAAACTGCGAAGCACCTACATTAACCTCGACCAAGTGGTGGTAACCGGAACAGGTACGCATCATAAACTAAAAGAAACGCCTGTGCCCATTGAGGTAATCAGTTCTGCCGACATGAAGAAAGCGGGCGTAACTGACTTTCAGAGTGCAATGACCATGCTGCAACCATCTCTCTCTTTCTCGAGCAATGCAATGGGCTCGTACCTGATGATGAATGGATTGAGCAACAAGTACGTGCTAATCCTTATCAACGGTAAAAAGCTTACGGGAGATACGTCCAACAACATCGACCTTGCCCGCATCGACATAAACAACGTGAAGCGAATAGAGATTCTGAAAGGTGCCGGTTCTGCTCTTTATGGTTCGGATGCCATTGCGGGGGTCATCAACATTATTACAGAAAATCCTAAGAACTTACTCACCGTTACTTCCGACACGCACTTTGAGGAATACGGTCAGTTTACTCAAGGCATCAGTGCGGACGTAACGACTAAGAAGTTTGGCTCATACACTTCTTACAGACGGCAGCAAGCACACGGTTGGCAACAGAATGCTCTTGATGAAGATGGCGAGGCCACAGCAAAATCAAACACTTCGGGTTACTATGCAAATGTAGTGAATCAGAAGTTTACCTTCGAGCCTACTAGTAAGTTGTCTCTCTATACAGAAGGAGGATACTACAATCGCCTCACCGATCGTCCCGTAACCGGATATGATTACAACTTAGCTTATAAATCGTACAACTTGGGTGTAGGTGCTAAATATCTCTTGGGTAATGCTTCTTATCTGAACTTGGATGTGACTAATGATAATTATGAAACGGCCTATAAGTATCTTGTAGAAAGCGGTAATTACAAGATTGGTGACAAAAATATGGTGAAAAGGCAACACTACTATAATGCCAATTTGAAAGGAGTGTTTAAGCATTCCGAAGGTTTTAAAAGTGTGATAGGACTGGAATATATCAATGAAGCACTCAAACGTCCCGACGCATTAGTAGATAAGAGTGTCTATACAGGAGCGGTGTATGCTCAGGAAGAAATTCATTTGCTGAAAGGATTGGAAGCCATTGTGGGATTGCGTTACGTTCATCATGAAACAGCCGGGAACAATTTTACGCCCAAGGCTTCGCTGATGTACAAGTTGGGAGATTTCAACCTCCGTGCATCTTATTCGGGTGGTTTTCGTGCTCCGGGACTTGATGAACTTTATTACTATTACATGAAAAGTGGTAGCACGATAACTGTGGGAAATACAACCCTTAAACCAGAGAAGAGCAATTATGGCTCAATCAACGTGGAGTATGTAAACAATCGTTTTACAGCATCCGCAACCGCATACATCAATTCTATCGATGATATGATTAGTTCAAAGAGCACTTTACTTTCTGCTATGACCACAGAGGAGAAAGAAGCTATAATGGCACAGGCGACAGCTGTTTTTGGTGCGCAAGCTGTTAAGAAACTGAAGACATACAAAGAATATAGAAACCTCGATAAAGCTTTGGTAAAGGGGTTTGAAACAAACTTGAACGCTTATTTGGGTTATGGTTTCTCACTCGGAGGAGGCTATACTTTTGCTTATGCTCGTGGGAAAGATCAGGAAGGTACTTGGAATGCGATAGAGCGTAGCATCCGACATACAGGCAGCGTAACTGGTAACTGGGTGCATGCGTGGAATGCTTATAAACTGAACATCAACATCAACGGGCGCATCCAGAGCAAACGTTTTCAACAGTCTAGTGGTGTTGATGAATCGGCTCCCGGTTTTGGCCTTTGGAATCTCAATACCCGCCATACATTCGATGGTTGCAAGAACTTCCTTATCGAACCGGGCTTAGGTATCAATAACATATTCAACTACAAGGACGATCGTCCTTACGGCGTAAACTATGCCAGTCTCACTCCGGGGCGTACAGTTTACGTAAGCCTTTTGCTTAAATTCAAGAAGTGA
- a CDS encoding sirohydrochlorin cobaltochelatase, producing the protein MTKTIMLFFMALALATISQAREEGNFIESDMLTTMLPGDKAALLMVHFGITYNDTRALTIDAINKKMATAFPELTIREAWTSRIVMRRIKVRGENKLSPTEALYELHKEGFTHIIVQSTNIIEGIEMEALRIEVAQAAPLFKDIRIGNPLLYTVDDYRRVAGILNANKPKSGAAILVGHGTYTPSTSSYTMMDYMLKAERYKGFYVGTIEGYPSFNDMLEQLKRNGEKEVTLIPFMFVAGDHANNDISIDWKQALEKEGMLVSVLMQGLGEVSDIQNLFIDHVRFILKHKLASITDKKKHYAVEKD; encoded by the coding sequence ATGACGAAAACAATCATGCTTTTTTTTATGGCATTGGCTTTAGCAACCATAAGCCAAGCCCGTGAAGAAGGAAACTTTATAGAATCGGACATGCTGACAACAATGCTTCCCGGCGATAAAGCCGCTCTGCTGATGGTGCATTTTGGTATAACGTATAACGATACACGTGCACTGACCATTGATGCCATCAACAAAAAGATGGCTACTGCTTTTCCTGAACTAACAATACGTGAGGCTTGGACCTCACGTATTGTGATGAGACGTATAAAAGTTCGTGGTGAAAATAAACTCTCTCCCACTGAAGCACTCTACGAACTGCATAAAGAAGGATTTACGCACATCATCGTGCAGTCCACCAATATCATTGAAGGCATTGAGATGGAAGCTCTGCGTATCGAGGTGGCACAAGCTGCACCTCTCTTCAAAGATATTCGCATCGGCAATCCGTTGCTTTATACCGTTGACGATTATCGTCGGGTAGCAGGTATTCTGAATGCAAACAAACCTAAATCCGGAGCTGCCATATTAGTCGGTCATGGCACATATACACCCAGTACGTCTTCTTACACGATGATGGACTATATGCTTAAAGCCGAGAGATATAAAGGTTTCTATGTAGGCACTATAGAAGGCTATCCCTCATTCAATGACATGCTGGAACAGTTGAAGCGTAACGGCGAGAAAGAGGTGACACTCATTCCTTTTATGTTTGTAGCCGGAGACCATGCCAACAACGACATATCCATAGATTGGAAGCAAGCGCTTGAAAAAGAAGGAATGCTCGTTTCCGTACTAATGCAAGGGCTGGGTGAAGTGTCTGATATTCAAAACTTATTTATAGACCACGTTCGCTTCATCCTGAAACATAAGTTGGCGAGCATCACTGATAAAAAGAAACATTACGCTGTAGAAAAGGATTAA
- the cobJ gene encoding precorrin-3B C(17)-methyltransferase — protein sequence MTKGKIIVAGIGPGSEADITPAVIQAVREADVVVGYNYYFQFIESHLSANAICIDSGMKRERARAEEAFVYAEEGKAVCVISSGDAGIYGMAPLIYEMKRERESDIEIISLPGISAFQKAASLLGAPVGHDFCVLSLSDLMTPWERIEKRIIAAAMADFVTAIYNPRSEGRYWQLHRLKELFLREGRSPETPVGIVRQAGRAEQQVRVTTLDDFNPDEADMFTVILIGNSQSYEWNGSFITPRGYYREQTDAKAGIGQEIMIRSFRTIEAELKNKNIPLGRKWALLHAIHTTADFEMENLLYTDEGAVETLYQRLNAGEVKTIVTDVTMVASGIRKGALQRMGIEVKCYLHDERVAELAASKGITRTQAGIRLAVEEYPEAIFVFGNAPTALMELCNLVRKGKSLPTGIIAAPVGFVHVEESKHMVKPFAAIPKLIIEGRKGGSNLAATLVNAILCYNDAEQLRPGRDV from the coding sequence ATGACTAAAGGGAAAATTATAGTAGCAGGCATTGGACCTGGAAGCGAAGCGGATATTACTCCTGCTGTGATTCAAGCTGTACGCGAAGCAGATGTTGTAGTGGGATATAATTATTATTTTCAATTCATAGAGTCTCATCTCTCTGCCAACGCTATTTGCATAGACTCGGGGATGAAGCGGGAACGTGCCAGAGCAGAAGAGGCATTTGTGTACGCTGAAGAAGGAAAGGCGGTTTGTGTCATCAGTTCCGGTGATGCAGGCATCTACGGTATGGCACCACTCATCTATGAGATGAAACGGGAACGGGAAAGTGACATAGAAATCATTTCGCTTCCCGGCATCAGTGCTTTTCAGAAAGCAGCCAGTTTGCTGGGAGCACCCGTAGGTCATGATTTCTGTGTGCTCTCTCTCTCCGACCTTATGACTCCTTGGGAACGTATTGAAAAACGAATCATTGCTGCGGCTATGGCCGACTTTGTTACTGCGATCTACAATCCTCGCAGTGAAGGAAGATACTGGCAGTTGCATCGCCTAAAGGAACTATTCCTTAGAGAAGGACGATCTCCTGAAACACCTGTGGGCATTGTCCGCCAGGCAGGGCGAGCCGAACAACAAGTACGCGTCACTACACTAGATGACTTCAATCCCGACGAAGCGGATATGTTTACCGTTATCTTAATAGGTAACTCGCAATCCTACGAATGGAACGGTAGCTTTATTACGCCTCGCGGCTATTACAGAGAACAAACAGATGCCAAGGCAGGCATTGGGCAGGAGATAATGATTCGTAGTTTTCGTACGATTGAAGCCGAACTAAAGAATAAAAACATCCCGCTTGGCAGAAAGTGGGCATTGCTACATGCCATACATACTACAGCTGATTTTGAGATGGAGAATCTTCTCTACACTGACGAGGGGGCCGTAGAAACTTTATATCAACGCCTGAATGCGGGGGAAGTGAAGACTATTGTGACAGACGTTACTATGGTGGCTTCGGGTATACGCAAAGGTGCTTTGCAGCGCATGGGGATAGAAGTGAAATGTTATCTGCATGACGAGAGAGTAGCCGAGTTGGCTGCATCTAAAGGAATTACCCGTACACAAGCAGGCATTCGTCTGGCTGTAGAAGAATATCCGGAAGCAATCTTTGTTTTTGGGAATGCTCCTACAGCACTAATGGAACTATGCAACTTGGTGCGCAAAGGCAAATCTTTACCCACAGGCATCATTGCTGCACCAGTAGGCTTTGTTCACGTAGAAGAGTCTAAACACATGGTAAAGCCTTTTGCTGCGATTCCTAAGTTGATTATTGAAGGACGCAAAGGAGGTAGTAATCTGGCTGCTACATTGGTCAATGCCATTCTATGTTACAATGATGCCGAGCAACTTAGACCGGGGAGAGACGTGTGA
- the cbiE gene encoding precorrin-6y C5,15-methyltransferase (decarboxylating) subunit CbiE: MNKQRFIVIGLSDSRQQYFKPEVVQLIKDSKVFSGGLRHREIVQDLLPAGAQWINIVVPLDEVFAQYAHHSEVIVFASGDPLFFGFANTIIKRLPEAKVELYPTFNSLQTLAHQLLLPYEDMRIVSLTGRPWHEFDRALIEHTSKIGVLTDREHTPATIAARMLEYHYSNYAMHIGEHLGNEEKQRIRTLTIQEAANTIFEHPNNLILVKNKNENARQFGIPDKFFQHLNGREKMITKAPIRLITLSALGLQSRSSFWDIGFCTGSVSIEAKLQFPHLLVTAFEIRKEGEELMRANSRMLGALGITSIISDFLEIDLSSFPRPDAIFIGGHGGKLKEIVIKAYSILQPGGIIVFNSVSEESQQLFLEAIQHCTNLSLTQNMRISIDQFNPINIIGAVRIC; the protein is encoded by the coding sequence ATGAATAAACAACGATTTATAGTCATTGGGTTGAGTGATAGCAGGCAACAATACTTTAAACCGGAAGTCGTGCAACTGATTAAAGACAGTAAAGTTTTCTCAGGGGGACTTCGCCATCGGGAGATTGTGCAAGATTTACTACCGGCAGGAGCTCAATGGATCAACATCGTTGTACCACTGGATGAGGTCTTTGCTCAATATGCTCACCATTCGGAAGTGATCGTCTTCGCATCGGGTGATCCTTTGTTTTTTGGCTTTGCCAATACCATTATTAAGCGACTACCTGAGGCAAAAGTAGAACTTTATCCTACATTCAATTCCCTGCAAACATTAGCTCATCAATTGCTATTGCCGTATGAAGACATGCGCATTGTTTCGCTCACGGGGCGACCGTGGCATGAATTTGACAGGGCATTGATTGAGCACACTTCTAAAATAGGCGTACTCACCGACCGAGAACATACTCCCGCTACTATTGCTGCCCGTATGTTAGAATATCATTATAGCAATTATGCGATGCATATAGGCGAACATCTGGGTAATGAAGAGAAGCAACGTATTCGTACACTCACGATTCAGGAGGCTGCAAACACTATCTTTGAGCATCCCAATAACCTGATACTTGTGAAGAACAAGAATGAGAATGCACGGCAATTCGGCATTCCCGACAAGTTCTTTCAGCATCTCAACGGGCGTGAAAAGATGATCACCAAAGCTCCCATCCGACTTATCACTCTCAGTGCTTTGGGACTGCAATCTCGCTCTTCTTTTTGGGACATCGGCTTCTGCACAGGCTCTGTTTCGATAGAAGCTAAACTACAGTTTCCACATTTGTTGGTTACCGCCTTCGAAATTCGCAAAGAAGGAGAAGAACTCATGCGTGCCAATAGCCGTATGCTGGGTGCTCTTGGGATAACCAGTATTATTAGCGATTTTCTGGAAATCGATTTGTCCTCGTTCCCTCGCCCGGATGCTATCTTCATCGGTGGACATGGAGGTAAATTGAAAGAAATCGTGATAAAAGCTTATAGCATACTGCAACCGGGAGGCATCATCGTGTTCAATTCCGTTTCTGAAGAGAGCCAACAACTATTTCTGGAAGCGATACAACACTGCACAAACTTAAGTTTAACGCAAAATATGCGTATATCTATCGACCAATTTAACCCCATAAACATTATCGGGGCTGTTCGTATATGCTAA
- a CDS encoding glycoside hydrolase, producing the protein MKLNVFVLIVSALFLQTTVSAEGKKKKSTLIAERAINIDYNIEDGAMNTMFKQCIGAGRANEGLRADWQQQLAYVKKECDFKYIRMHGLLSDDMAVYTEDGKGNPQYNYMYIDALYDYLLSIGIKPFVELGFMPAALASGSQTIFWWRGNVTPPKDYNKWEDFIRNLTQHFTERYGIDEVKTWYFEVWNEPNLSPGFWTGTQADYFKLYQYTAKAVKSVNTDYKVGGPGTAGAAWESEMIDFCVKNNVPIDFVSTHSYGVKQGFLDEYGNGGTVLSKDPMSISGDVLQSRKEIAASAKPNLELHYTEWSSSYTPSDPLHDSYHEAAYILEKIKQVGNAVNSMSYWVFTDIFEEPGPRYTPFHGGFGLLTIQGIPKSAFYAYSFMNKLGKTELKNTDTRSWASKNDNGGVQLLCWNFTNTHPGDSVNNQKYYIQDLPSKPKGKVKVSISHLPAGIYTLEIYKVGYRVNDAYTEYVDMGKPKQLNRQQVDELKKHNDGSPVQVETIEVKATESFSKELDIRENDVYLLNFIKK; encoded by the coding sequence ATGAAATTAAATGTATTCGTTTTAATTGTAAGTGCTTTGTTTCTTCAAACAACAGTGAGTGCAGAAGGGAAGAAAAAAAAATCTACATTAATAGCAGAAAGGGCTATTAATATAGATTATAATATTGAGGATGGTGCTATGAATACCATGTTCAAACAGTGTATTGGAGCCGGTAGAGCCAACGAAGGACTTCGAGCAGATTGGCAGCAACAATTGGCTTATGTGAAAAAAGAGTGCGATTTTAAATACATCCGCATGCACGGTCTGTTGTCGGACGATATGGCTGTGTACACCGAGGATGGAAAAGGTAATCCACAATATAATTACATGTACATTGATGCTTTATATGATTACCTGTTGAGTATAGGGATCAAACCATTTGTAGAATTAGGATTCATGCCTGCAGCGTTGGCAAGCGGCAGTCAAACTATCTTTTGGTGGAGAGGAAATGTTACCCCACCAAAAGATTACAATAAATGGGAAGATTTTATCCGCAATCTTACTCAACATTTCACCGAGCGTTATGGCATAGATGAGGTAAAAACATGGTATTTTGAAGTCTGGAACGAACCAAATCTTTCGCCTGGATTCTGGACAGGCACACAAGCAGATTATTTCAAACTATATCAGTACACGGCAAAAGCTGTCAAAAGTGTAAATACCGATTACAAGGTTGGTGGGCCCGGAACGGCTGGGGCTGCATGGGAGAGTGAAATGATCGATTTTTGTGTCAAAAACAATGTGCCAATCGACTTTGTCAGCACTCATTCTTATGGTGTTAAACAAGGATTTCTTGATGAATACGGTAACGGTGGCACTGTACTGAGTAAAGACCCAATGAGCATAAGTGGTGATGTGTTGCAATCTCGTAAAGAAATCGCTGCTTCTGCTAAACCAAATCTGGAATTGCACTACACCGAATGGAGTTCTTCTTACACACCTTCCGATCCACTTCACGATAGTTATCATGAGGCTGCATACATTTTGGAAAAGATAAAACAGGTTGGAAATGCGGTCAACTCTATGTCCTATTGGGTATTTACAGATATTTTTGAGGAACCTGGTCCTCGCTATACGCCTTTTCATGGCGGGTTCGGACTGCTCACCATTCAAGGTATTCCAAAATCGGCGTTTTATGCTTACAGTTTTATGAATAAGCTTGGGAAAACAGAATTGAAGAATACTGATACTCGTTCGTGGGCAAGTAAAAACGATAATGGCGGTGTCCAGTTACTTTGTTGGAACTTCACCAACACGCATCCAGGCGATTCAGTAAATAATCAGAAATATTATATACAAGATTTACCCTCAAAACCGAAGGGTAAAGTGAAAGTAAGTATATCTCATTTGCCTGCCGGAATCTATACTCTTGAAATTTACAAAGTGGGTTATCGTGTAAATGATGCATATACCGAATATGTGGACATGGGTAAACCGAAACAACTTAACAGACAACAGGTTGATGAATTGAAGAAACACAATGACGGTTCTCCTGTTCAAGTTGAAACGATTGAGGTTAAAGCAACTGAATCCTTCTCAAAAGAACTTGATATCCGGGAAAATGATGTATATTTATTGAATTTTATTAAGAAATAA
- a CDS encoding cobyrinate a,c-diamide synthase: MKSHILIGAASSGSGKTTFTLGLLKALRNRGYAVQPFKCGPDYIDTQYHTLAAGQPSVNLDTWLASEEHVKQLYSRYGAEPDVCVTEGVMGLFDGYDGMRGSSAEIAELLHIPVVLILNARSMAYSAAPILYGYKHFHPSIHITGVVFNQVTGESHYSYLQQACKDVGVESLGYLPKRSDIEIPSRHLGLTLEENFRFDAFTERIAALIEEFVDVDRLLQLSQNRIRPLGNAREAKNRENNQNNPSTIRIAVAKDEAFNFTYYENIRQLETLGKVTYFSPLRDTALPAETDFVYLPGGYPEFFLSTLSSNISMLQSIETYARAGGKLLAECGGMMYLCRTITGMDGIKHSMAGILEQDATMDGMKLHLGYRSLTYKDIPLRGHEFHYSHLTNALPSVATQYNAKGTETNTTLIRYENVIAGYTHLYWGEQNILDLWK, from the coding sequence ATGAAGTCACACATACTTATAGGTGCAGCCTCTTCAGGAAGCGGTAAGACCACCTTTACACTCGGATTACTCAAAGCCCTCCGCAATCGAGGATATGCAGTACAACCCTTTAAGTGCGGACCCGATTACATCGATACGCAATACCATACACTAGCTGCCGGGCAACCCTCCGTTAATCTGGATACTTGGTTGGCGTCCGAAGAGCATGTAAAGCAACTCTACAGTCGATATGGAGCAGAACCCGATGTCTGTGTCACCGAAGGTGTAATGGGGCTTTTCGACGGATATGATGGTATGCGTGGCAGTAGTGCGGAGATAGCCGAATTGCTACACATTCCCGTAGTGTTGATACTCAATGCTCGCTCAATGGCCTATTCGGCAGCTCCCATCTTGTACGGGTATAAACATTTCCATCCTTCAATACACATAACAGGAGTCGTCTTTAATCAAGTGACAGGAGAGAGCCACTACAGTTATCTACAGCAAGCATGCAAGGATGTTGGTGTGGAATCTCTTGGTTATCTGCCCAAGCGAAGCGACATTGAGATACCCTCTCGTCACTTAGGCCTTACGCTCGAAGAGAACTTCCGTTTCGATGCTTTTACCGAACGCATAGCTGCCTTGATTGAAGAGTTCGTGGATGTAGATCGATTGTTGCAATTGTCACAGAATAGGATACGGCCTTTAGGAAATGCTCGTGAAGCTAAAAATAGAGAAAACAATCAGAATAATCCTTCTACTATTAGAATAGCTGTGGCTAAAGACGAAGCGTTCAACTTTACCTATTACGAAAACATCCGTCAGCTAGAGACCTTGGGCAAAGTAACTTATTTCAGCCCGCTACGAGACACGGCATTGCCCGCCGAAACGGATTTCGTTTACCTTCCCGGCGGCTATCCTGAGTTTTTTCTGTCTACACTAAGCAGCAACATCAGTATGCTTCAATCCATAGAAACCTATGCAAGGGCAGGAGGGAAGCTACTAGCCGAATGTGGAGGGATGATGTATCTCTGCCGTACGATCACCGGAATGGACGGAATAAAGCATTCTATGGCAGGTATATTAGAACAAGATGCCACCATGGATGGTATGAAGTTGCACTTAGGCTATCGAAGCCTGACTTACAAAGACATTCCTCTTCGGGGACACGAGTTTCATTATTCACACCTCACCAATGCTTTGCCTTCCGTTGCAACCCAATATAACGCCAAAGGAACCGAAACAAATACCACACTCATTCGCTACGAAAATGTGATAGCAGGCTATACGCATCTATACTGGGGCGAACAAAACATTCTCGATTTATGGAAATAA
- a CDS encoding cob(I)yrinic acid a,c-diamide adenosyltransferase, translated as MSKIYTKGGDKGRTGIHGGQRVEKDDIRIEANGCIDELNAVIGIVRSLLPQEHDYQETLHDIQRELMVVMSHVATPAAIRHENPNTLQQDLSTFCESEIDRLTDLLQENDYFVLPGGTPACAQLQFARTVARRAERRLWTLHRQDPVPEEILRFMNRLSDLFFTMARYEMQQQNWPEERWQAFAYKRKK; from the coding sequence ATGAGCAAGATATATACCAAAGGAGGCGACAAAGGTCGCACAGGCATTCACGGAGGCCAACGAGTAGAGAAAGACGACATTCGCATTGAAGCCAACGGCTGCATAGACGAACTGAACGCAGTGATAGGCATTGTGCGTTCACTATTACCACAAGAGCATGATTATCAGGAAACGTTGCACGACATTCAGCGAGAACTGATGGTAGTGATGAGCCATGTAGCTACACCTGCTGCCATTCGCCATGAAAATCCCAATACGTTACAACAAGATCTATCCACTTTTTGCGAATCAGAGATAGATAGGCTCACCGATTTGCTTCAAGAGAATGATTACTTTGTATTACCCGGTGGTACCCCTGCATGCGCTCAATTACAATTTGCCCGTACAGTAGCCCGTCGTGCCGAACGCAGACTATGGACGCTTCACCGGCAAGACCCCGTACCTGAAGAAATCCTTCGCTTTATGAATCGTCTTTCTGATTTATTCTTCACCATGGCCCGCTATGAAATGCAACAACAAAATTGGCCCGAAGAGCGGTGGCAAGCCTTTGCTTACAAGAGGAAAAAATAA
- a CDS encoding beta-galactosidase, with the protein MLVPRCIIVWLANKYLNLDNLNKAWATQRWSKRINQFEEVGLPVTSAKNGVPEKILDFRRFVSDEVNQFLFKVIDKVNTNASNVLTNTMETPLQYGIKKMEKKSLLIYSST; encoded by the coding sequence ATGTTGGTGCCCCGATGTATCATCGTTTGGCTGGCGAACAAATATTTGAATCTTGATAATTTAAACAAAGCTTGGGCTACACAACGTTGGTCTAAACGGATCAACCAATTTGAAGAAGTTGGGCTGCCTGTTACTAGTGCTAAAAACGGTGTCCCGGAAAAAATATTGGATTTCAGACGTTTTGTTTCGGATGAAGTCAACCAATTTCTTTTTAAAGTGATTGATAAGGTAAATACCAATGCGTCAAATGTACTGACAAATACGATGGAAACACCTCTACAGTATGGTATCAAAAAGATGGAGAAAAAAAGCCTATTGATTTACTCATCGACTTAG